The Cyanobacteria bacterium GSL.Bin1 genome includes the window AACATTCCATGAATGTGCTGAAGAGCTAGAGGTGGTCAACAAAAGTTTTAGAACTGCTTTCACTAATAGTTCCGAAGTAGATCAGATCAGATTATCCAGCATCAATCAGCATAGGATAGTGAGACAACAGCCAATATAGATTAGTAAAGTTCTAAGCAGTGAAAATTAGGATTCTCTAAAAGTTCTTCAATTGCCTCTTGCCCAGAGCGCATGAGAGTTTCAACCTGATCAGTTAGTGCATTTCCACATCTTAACCATACTACTTTCGGCGGAGAACCATATAGTCGGCTTCTTTCCGCGAAATCTGCATCTTGAGTCACAATGCAGAAATCGTTTAGCTTAGCGAATTCCCAAATCTCTGTATCTGTCTTCTCTGCCAACCCATGAAATTGGACATGGCTGGCATTCGGAAAAATATCAGCCAATCGAGTAACAAGTTTTCGGCTCAAATTTTGGTCAAAAAGTAGTCTCAAGCGGCGCTCACCGAAGCAACTAAACGATGTTCACGATCAGCTGCAAACTCTAAGCAAGCTCTGATATCTGCCTCTGTCAGTTCGGGGAAGTCATCAACAATTTCAGGAATAGACATCCCAGCGGCTAGCCAGCCAAGAACGTCATAAACCGTAATTCGCATTCGGCGAATACAAGGCTTCCCTCCACGTTTATCAGGTTCAATTGTAATAAT containing:
- a CDS encoding DUF433 domain-containing protein, with protein sequence MSYSDIITIEPDKRGGKPCIRRMRITVYDVLGWLAAGMSIPEIVDDFPELTEADIRACLEFAADREHRLVASVSAA